In Halarcobacter bivalviorum, a genomic segment contains:
- a CDS encoding NTP transferase domain-containing protein, whose protein sequence is MKVLIMAAGVGSRISRHLQGQPKCCVDINGQPLIRYTMELLKKKGIKEIAIVTGYQERYIHQALEGLSYVRYFNPFFRVANSISSVWFARDFLTPDDDIMIMNGDVFMEEKVLDILLAEKRSPLMLSDSTRIEDADYRFNWEGEFLKKYGKHLTNNETTGEYVGIGILNKSDLQVFKQNVIDAVSNEDYSCWWEDIIYRTVEDGKKVYVNDIAGVFWAEVDYIEDYERIKDFIS, encoded by the coding sequence ATGAAAGTTTTAATAATGGCAGCTGGAGTTGGAAGTAGAATTAGTAGGCATCTTCAAGGACAACCAAAATGTTGTGTAGATATAAATGGCCAACCTTTAATTAGATACACCATGGAATTATTAAAAAAGAAAGGGATAAAAGAGATAGCTATTGTAACTGGATATCAAGAAAGATATATTCATCAAGCCTTAGAAGGTTTATCTTATGTTAGATATTTCAATCCTTTTTTTAGAGTAGCAAATTCGATCTCATCAGTTTGGTTTGCAAGAGATTTTTTAACTCCAGATGATGATATTATGATTATGAATGGTGATGTTTTTATGGAAGAGAAAGTATTAGATATTTTATTGGCTGAAAAAAGATCACCTCTAATGTTAAGTGATAGTACAAGAATTGAAGATGCAGACTATAGATTTAATTGGGAAGGTGAATTTCTAAAAAAATATGGAAAACATTTAACAAATAATGAAACTACAGGTGAATATGTAGGAATTGGAATTTTAAATAAAAGTGATCTACAAGTATTTAAGCAAAATGTTATAGATGCTGTTTCTAATGAAGATTATAGTTGTTGGTGGGAAGATATCATCTATAGAACTGTAGAAGATGGTAAAAAAGTTTATGTAAATGACATTGCTGGAGTATTTTGGGCAGAGGTAGATTATATAGAAGATTATGAAAGAATTAAAGATTTTATTTCATAA
- a CDS encoding pyridoxal-phosphate-dependent aminotransferase family protein: MFNLYNKYIFTPGPVKMYESTLKLGSIQTPYFRNEEFSQIVFECEKILLEILNAPKGSRVLFLTASGTAGMEASIQNLLNTEDKALVINGGGFGQRFVDICNIHNIKNYNHQINDNNLKNTEELEVYKDATALLVNAHETSVGILYDLESIGKFTKKYNILNIVDAISMFITDKLDMQEQNIDVVITSSHKGLALPPGLTMVVLSPMAIKKINPKHQLYFDFNSYIKDGERGQTPFTPAVLIILQLHDRLLNIKKEGISFHNNKARDIAEYFRKEIEKLPLEIYSNFMPNAMTTLSPLDEKSASDIVRDLERRYNCVLTPNGGELKDKVFRVSHMGDMTKEYVDILIDALYDYYKISRGE; this comes from the coding sequence ATGTTTAATTTATATAATAAATATATTTTTACTCCTGGTCCAGTTAAGATGTATGAAAGTACATTAAAACTTGGTTCAATCCAAACTCCTTATTTTAGAAATGAAGAGTTTTCTCAAATAGTATTTGAATGTGAAAAAATCTTACTTGAAATATTAAATGCACCAAAAGGAAGTAGAGTACTTTTTTTAACAGCTTCTGGAACAGCAGGAATGGAAGCTTCTATACAAAATCTTTTAAATACAGAAGATAAAGCATTAGTAATAAATGGTGGAGGATTTGGACAAAGATTTGTAGATATTTGTAATATTCATAATATAAAGAATTATAATCATCAAATAAATGATAATAACCTAAAAAATACTGAAGAGTTAGAAGTTTATAAGGATGCAACAGCTTTATTAGTAAATGCTCATGAAACAAGTGTAGGAATATTATATGATTTAGAAAGTATAGGTAAGTTTACAAAAAAATATAATATTTTAAATATTGTTGATGCTATAAGTATGTTTATCACAGATAAACTTGATATGCAAGAACAAAATATAGATGTGGTAATTACAAGTTCACATAAAGGACTAGCTTTACCTCCTGGTTTAACTATGGTAGTTTTATCTCCTATGGCAATAAAAAAGATTAACCCTAAACATCAGTTATATTTTGATTTTAACAGTTATATAAAAGATGGAGAGAGAGGACAAACTCCTTTTACTCCCGCAGTATTAATAATTTTACAATTACATGACAGATTATTAAATATAAAGAAAGAAGGAATCTCTTTTCATAATAATAAAGCAAGAGACATAGCAGAGTATTTTAGAAAAGAAATTGAGAAATTACCTTTAGAAATATATAGTAATTTCATGCCAAATGCCATGACAACTTTAAGTCCACTTGATGAAAAAAGTGCAAGTGATATAGTAAGAGACTTAGAAAGAAGATATAACTGTGTACTTACTCCAAATGGTGGAGAACTTAAAGATAAGGTTTTTAGAGTTTCACATATGGGAGATATGACAAAAGAGTATGTAGATATATTAATTGATGCACTTTATGATTACTATAAAATAAGCAGGGGAGAATAA